One genomic window of Crateriforma spongiae includes the following:
- a CDS encoding VCBS domain-containing protein, with product MSNSEIDFLGENDQLVLTYTVAIDDQNGGTDTQDVVITVNGTNDAPIIDSPAQAATVTESADTNPDADPAVEAGTISFDDVDLSDAHVASHDGGTVTTVTLANGLTLTPAQETAILAAFSIDPSVA from the coding sequence GTGAGCAATAGTGAGATCGATTTCCTCGGTGAGAACGATCAGCTGGTGCTGACCTACACGGTGGCGATCGACGATCAGAACGGCGGGACCGACACGCAGGACGTCGTGATCACGGTCAACGGCACCAACGATGCTCCGATCATCGACAGCCCGGCGCAGGCCGCCACGGTGACCGAAAGCGCTGACACCAACCCCGATGCCGATCCAGCGGTAGAGGCCGGCACGATTAGCTTCGATGATGTCGACTTGAGTGATGCCCACGTCGCCTCGCATGACGGTGGCACAGTGACCACGGTGACACTGGCCAACGGGTTGACCCTGACCCCGGCGCAGGAGACCGCGATCCTGGCCGCCTTCAGCATCGATCCGAGCGTGGCAT